The following are encoded together in the Malaya genurostris strain Urasoe2022 chromosome 3, Malgen_1.1, whole genome shotgun sequence genome:
- the LOC131439669 gene encoding DE-cadherin, whose translation MMNRLAIVGIVYLTVSVLTTHSDNNFFRRTDVIDGSSVSRFDYREVFSLNRLGHRERRSLYDDTYETDTNGLNEYGFGSQEGSSRSVKAIDNRKPLFVNCEGYAPSVKEERDPGTYVIQVNATDPDEHQTIAYSFVTAPGERSKFRIDKNTGQITTIHRFDRDEPIREKEVYITVRATDDGLPNLDDVCTFKVTIEDINDNPPVFDKSRYDEPITKDARVGTKVATISATDLDDGDNSIIKYEILKKHNDYSYFRINENNGIVTLAKSVDKSPGQYYQIYVRAYNIVPDMPQDAEVEVKVPVIESNKLPPYFTEAQQQPISLDENFSNYSAPLATLRANSHISGKPEVIFELITGRTEQTNSRNTFLLEQKEDTAVILLGKALDYETITEYTLTVSVKNTHDLIAQSIVKIKVLDVNDNIPYFTEVNSGWIPENEPAGTPVMQVRAFDMDGTSAHNIVSFRLADNEEYFNIDHHTGNITALTMFDREATDTYHLKIIAEDNSPSALYNNGKPNSISQTFIIKISDKNDHPPKFTKDYYVSENVAEDANKNTVVIVVTAQDVDTASQITYSIVSGNIGNAFKIDETTGAISVNNELDYENITEYTLQVRAFDGTYDDNATVSIKVEDVNDNLPKFAKTDYVLEIEEEKVMEGCIEMIEAWDPDIKDRSAPQHIKFAIVKVEQRPLLEIDDTGCLRQKAPLDRDPPNGHKAWQVIISATDEDGSGRQSTTTVNIKLNDTNDNPPFLTNKMPVVWYENQEPGRIVTLTADDYDEPQNGPPFRYEIPDSASDGIRSMFRIDSDVLYATVRFDREEQKEYSIPILITDSGEPRPLSKVSILHLVIGDVNDNEMRDGESKIFVYNYKGESPNADIGRVYVDDLDDWDLPDKTFRWRDGYSPEHFELNTDTGMITMLQGTGGGDYELHFSVTEQSSFFPRHTVSAKVVVTVKEIPEVAVDKSGSIRFYGISAEEFVSRSPSLSLTPKDRLQNSIAEMFNISSDNVDVFTVLQRDNNASLLDVRFSAHGSPYYEPERLNGMIGYHQRTLEEELGLKMMMVSIDECIEEKLRCELSCKNVLHKSNVPIAVYTNTSSFVGVNAFVQAECVCDAPPATIDCLNGGTPYHDKCECHEGYEGPRCEEIAIGFYGHGYAMYPPVSPCNLTRISLELAPHQEDGLVMYIGPLSFNPLLPIQDFLALELVKGLPVLLLDYGTGTIRIEHKHRYPQGRPFTVEIVLQPQTVEMIVDNCKLSTCMSLDAPKGPNESLNVNAPLQLGGAAVNLESLGSMFNWTYVPQSKGFTGCLRNLTINDRTYNLGAPSLAKNHDPGCHRSIAVAVSFGIDSNFLIAIIVCIAVLLILLLAVVVHKKHQDGWHEKDMDDIRETIINYEEEGGGERDAEYDLTVLRAPPIYMDKPYGNDLRQKEANEVPDIGAFLTDKKDACDKDADAYPIDDVRHYAYEGDGNSSGSLSSLASCTDEGDLKFNYLSNFGPRFRKLADMYGEEPSDTDSNVDDDEGWRI comes from the coding sequence ATGATGAATAGGTTAGCGATAGTAGGTATAGTGTACCTAACGGTATCGGTGTTAACGACACACTCAGATAACAATTTCTTCAGAAGGACAGATGTCATCGACGGGAGCAGTGTAAGTCGATTTGATTATAGAGAGGTGTTTAGTCTGAATCGGTTAGGACACCGAGAACGGCGAAGTTTATACGACGACACCTATGAGACTGATACGAATGGGTTGAACGAGTATGGGTTCGGTTCACAAGAGGGGTCATCTCGATCGGTGAAAGCGATCGACAATCGGAAACCTTTGTTCGTTAACTGTGAGGGCTATGCTCCGTCGGTGAAGGAGGAGCGTGACCCAGGGACCTACGTAATACAGGTAAACGCGACCGATCCGGATGAACATCAGACAATCGCGTACAGCTTCGTAACGGCACCGGGAGAGCGGTCCAAATtcaggattgataaaaatactgGTCAGATAACGACGATTCATCGGTTCGATCGTGATGAACCAATTCGAGAGAAGGAAGTATACATTACGGTACGAGCCACGGACGACGGATTGCCGAATTTGGACGACGTTTGTACGTTCAAGGTTACGATTGAAGACATCAACGACAATCCACCGGTGTTCGATAAGAGCCGATACGATGAACCGATCACCAAGGATGCCAGGGTAGGAACCAAAGTAGCGACGATTTCTGCTACCGATCTGGACGATGGGGATAACAGTATTATCAagtatgaaattttgaaaaagcacaaCGACTACAGCTATTTTAGAATTAACGAAAACAACGGCATCGTTACGTTAGCTAAATCCGTCGACAAGAGTCCGGGCCAGTATTACCAGATCTACGTGCGTGCGTATAACATTGTACCGGACATGCCGCAGGACGCCGAAGTAGAGGTGAAAGTGCCGGTCATCGAATCTAACAAACTGCCACCGTATTTCACGGAAGCACAACAGCAGCCAATTTCGTTGGATGAAAATTTTAGCAACTACAGTGCCCCTTTGGCTACGCTACGAGCGAACTCGCACATTAGTGGTAAACCGGAGGTTATATTTGAACTGATTACGGGTCGAACCGAACAAACCAATAGTCGCAATACGTTTCTGCTCGAACAGAAGGAGGACACTGCCGTCATTCTGCTCGGAAAAGCACTGGACTATGAAACGATCACCGAGTACACGCTGACGGTGAGTGTGAAGAACACCCACGATCTGATCGCACAAAGTATAGTCAAGATCAAGGTACTGGACGTAAACGATAACATCCCCTACTTCACCGAGGTGAATTCCGGgtggattccggaaaatgaaccCGCCGGAACCCCCGTCATGCAGGTCCGTGCTTTTGACATGGACGGAACTTCGGCTCACAATATCGTATCGTTTCGGTTGGCCGATAACGAAGAGTATTTCAACATAGATCACCATACGGGAAACATCACCGCACTGACAATGTTCGATCGGGAAGCCACTGACACTTACCATCTGAAGATTATCGCCGAAGACAACTCTCCGTCGGCGTTGTACAACAACGGCAAACCGAACAGTATCTCGCAAACGTTTATCATTAAGATTTCCGATAAGAACGATCATCCTCCTAAGTTCACCAAGGACTATTACGTGTCGGAGAACGTTGCCGAAGATGCCAATAAGAACACGGTGGTTATTGTGGTCACGGCACAGGACGTGGATACGGCTTCGCAAATTACGTATTCCATAGTTTCGGGTAATATCGGAAATGCGTTCAAGATCGACGAAACGACCGGTGCCATCTCGGTGAACAATGAGTTGGACTACGAAAACATCACGGAGTACACTCTGCAAGTGCGAGCATTTGACGGAACGTACGATGACAATGCTACGGTTTCGATTAAAGTTGAAGACGTAAACGACAATTTACCAAAGTTTGCCAAGACGGATTATGTGCTGGAAATCGAGGAGGAGAAGGTAATGGAAGGTTGTATCGAGATGATCGAAGCGTGGGATCCGGACATCAAGGATCGATCGGCACCGCAGCACATCAAATTTGCCATAGTAAAAGTGGAACAACGTCCACTGCTGGAGATCGACGATACCGGTTGTCTACGCCAGAAAGCTCCCCTGGACCGTGATCCACCGAATGGACACAAGGCGTGGCAGGTGATTATCTCGGCCACAGACGAGGATGGAAGTGGGCGTCAGTCGACGACTACGGTTAACATTAAACTGAATGATACCAACGACAATCCACCATTTTTGACGAACAAAATGCCGGTGGTGTGGTACGAGAATCAGGAACCGGGTAGAATCGTAACACTGACGGCAGATGATTACGATGAGCCCCAGAATGGACCACCGTTTCGGTATGAGATTCCGGATAGTGCTAGTGACGGTATTCGTTCGATGTTCCGGATCGATTCGGATGTGTTATATGCCACAGTGAGGTTCGATCGGGAAGAACAGAAGGAGTACTCTATTCCGATTCTTATTACGGATAGTGGGGAACCTCGACCGCTGAGTAAAGTTAGCATCCTGCACCTGGTGATCGGTGATGTGAATGATAATGAAATGAGGGATGGTGAGAGTAAAATCTTTGTGTACAACTACAAAGGCGAATCACCGAACGCGGATATTGGTCGAGTGTACGTGGATGATTTGGATGATTGGGATTTACCGGACAAGACGTTTAGATGGCGCGATGGATATAGTCCGGAGCACTTCGAGCTGAATACGGACACGGGAATGATCACGATGCTGCAGGGAACCGGAGGCGGTGATTATGAGCTGCACTTTAGCGTGACGGAACAATCTAGCTTCTTCCCAAGACACACTGTGTCGGCTAAGGTGGTAGTAACGGTGAAAGAAATTCCGGAGGTAGCGGTTGACAAGAGTGGATCGATACGGTTCTACGGTATCTCGGCGGAAGAGTTTGTATCGAGGAGTCCATCACTGTCGTTGACTCCGAAAGATCGGCTGCAAAATAGTATAGCGGAAATGTTCAATATTAGTAGCGATAACGTCGACGTTTTCACGGTTTTGCAGCGCGATAACAATGCGTCACTGTTGGATGTGAGGTTCTCCGCTCACGGTAGTCCGTATTACGAACCGGAACGATTGAACGGAATGATCGGGTATCATCAGAGAACTTTGGAGGAAGAGCTTGGTTTGAAGATGATGATGGTGAGCATCGATGAGTGTATCGAGGAAAAGCTTCGCTGTGAGTTGTCCTGTAAGAATGTCCTGCACAAATCAAACGTTCCAATTGCGGTCTACACGAACACCAGCTCGTTTGTGGGTGTTAATGCCTTCGTACAGGCAGAATGTGTATGCGATGCTCCACCGGCaacgatcgattgtttgaatggtGGTACTCCGTATCACGATAAGTGCGAGTGTCACGAAGGTTACGAAGGTCCACGCTGCGAGGAGATCGCCATAGGGTTCTATGGACATGGGTATGCAATGTATCCTCCGGTAAGTCCATGCAACCTCACCCGAATCAGCTTGGAATTGGCACCACACCAAGAAGATGGATTGGTGATGTACATTGGTCCACTGAGTTTCAATCCGTTGTTACCGATTCAGGACTTCTTAGCATTGGAATTGGTGAAGGGATTACCGGTGCTTTTGCTGGATTATGGTACGGGAACCATTCGAATAGAGCACAAGCATCGATATCCGCAGGGTAGACCATTCACGGTGGAAATCGTTCTGCAGCCTCAGACGGTAGAGATGATCGTTGACAACTGTAAACTGTCGACCTGTATGAGCTTGGATGCACCGAAAGGTCCCAACGAATCGTTGAACGTGAATGCTCCACTACAACTGGGCGGAGCAGCCGTCAATCTGGAGTCACTAGGTTCAATGTTCAACTGGACTTACGTCCCGCAGAGTAAAGGATTCACTGGCTGTTTGAGGAATTTAACAATCAACGATCGAACGTACAACCTTGGTGCCCCCAGTTTGGCTAAAAACCACGATCCCGGTTGCCACCGTTCGATAGCGGTGGCGGTATCGTTCGGGATCGATTCCAATTTCCTGATAGCTATCATTGTGTGCATTGCGGTGCTACTGATACTGCTGCTGGCGGTGGTTGTACACAAAAAGCACCAGGACGGTTGGCACGAGAAGGATATGGACGACATTCGCGAGACAATCATCAACTATGAGGAGGAAGGCGGCGGCGAACGGGATGCGGAGTACGATCTGACGGTGCTGCGGGCGCCCCCGATCTACATGGATAAACCGTACGGAAACGATCTGCGACAGAAGGAAGCCAACGAGGTGCCCGACATCGGTGCTTTCTTGACCGACAAGAAGGATGCCTGTGATAAGGATGCCGACGCGTACCCGATCGATGACGTGCGGCACTACGCGTACGAGGGAGACGGCAACAGTTCCGGATCACTGTCGAGTTTGGCGTCCTGTACGGACGAAGGTGATCTCAAATTTAACTATTTGTCCAATTTTGGACCACGCTTCCGCAAGCTGGCCGATATGTACGGGGAAGAACCGTCCGATACGGACTCGAACGTCGATGATGACGAAGGTTGGCGGATCTGA